A stretch of Ranitomeya variabilis isolate aRanVar5 chromosome 3, aRanVar5.hap1, whole genome shotgun sequence DNA encodes these proteins:
- the LOC143817815 gene encoding uncharacterized protein LOC143817815, with the protein MQVAEGPSVSCGETVASHITLHQTQNRSSYITEHIKHMPTLKIIIFLFFQSPAAAAHSQHREGSPCRSQSRRNRRRGRPLSTQRAPDADMDDSIDVDRLIEEVREQEPLWNMADRRHADTHVTRRLWEEVCQNVLPRREDLHPQQQSTECVKVRKRWQSLRDRFKREFKLEMQAPSGSAGRRRTKYKYGPALSFLTETMLSRATFFSHRAPASTSAPSGAISHESATEGHVGRPHTSDPSSDPSVPSTSATPSTGASLQPSLLESDAQQYEQSNI; encoded by the exons atgcaagtagcGGAGGGACCGAGTGTAAGTTGtggcgaaacagttgcttcacacatcacactgcaccaaacacaaaacagatcttcatacataactgaacacataaaacatatgcctacattaaagataattattttccttttttttcagtctcctgctgctgctgcacatTCTCAACACCGTGAAGGTTCTCCCTGCCGTtcccagagtcggcgtaatcgtcgccgcggtcggccactg tccACACAGCGTGCTCCCGATGCAGATATGGATGACAGTATtgatgtggaccgcctcattgaggaggttcgcgagcaggagccgctgtggaacatggctgaccgcaggcatgctgatacccatgtgacccgtcggctctgggaggaagtatgccagaaTGTATTGCCGAGgagggaggaccttcatccacagcagcagagtacagaat gtgtaaaggttaggaagcggtggcagtcactgagggatcgcttcaagagggagtttaaactggagatgcaggccccgagtggctcagcaggaaggagaagGACTAAATACAAGTATGGCCCGGCCCTGTCCTTCCTCACGGAAACCATGCTGAGTAGagc caccttcttcagccatcgggcgcctgcatctacctcggcgccctctggagcgatctctcacgagtccgccaccgagggccacgtcggtaggccccacacctctgacccctcatctgacccctctgtcccctccacttccgccaccccaagcactggagcatcattgcagccttccttacttgaatctgacgctcaaca